One region of Vigna angularis cultivar LongXiaoDou No.4 chromosome 10, ASM1680809v1, whole genome shotgun sequence genomic DNA includes:
- the LOC108320916 gene encoding uncharacterized protein LOC108320916: MVLPTSSHAANFYTHSMCSWLLLCFVLLCFDLLHSSSSSHPLDTSSLRAMAKHENRTNLASCFVATIFLIFLLIVVFLLYFTLFKPQDPKIAVSAVQIPSFSAINGTVNFTFSQYASVRNPNRGTFSHYDSSLQLLYHGTQVGFMFVPAGKIAAGRTQYMAATFTVQSFPLGPGPTLVNGPSNVGPTMEMESKIEMAGRVRVLHLFSHHVEAKAECRVVIALTDGSVLGFRC; encoded by the coding sequence ATGGTCCTACCCACCTCTTCACACGCTGCAAATTTCTACACACACTCCATGTGCTCGTggcttttgttgtgttttgttttgttatgctTTGATTTGTTGcattcatcatcttcatcacatCCCTTAGATACTTCCTCTCTCAGAGCCATGGCGAAGCACGAGAACCGCACGAACCTGGCATCCTGTTTTGTGGCCACCATTTTCCTGATCTTCCTCCTCATCGTGGTCTTCCTCCTTTACTTCACGCTGTTCAAGCCTCAGGATCCCAAAATCGCCGTCAGCGCCGTCCAGATCCCTTCCTTCTCCGCCATTAACGGTACCGTCAACTTCACCTTCTCTCAGTACGCCTCCGTCCGCAACCCTAACCGTGGCACCTTCTCGCACTACGACAGCTCGCTCCAGCTTCTCTACCACGGCACACAGGTCGGGTTCATGTTCGTCCCCGCCGGCAAGATCGCCGCCGGCAGGACTCAGTACATGGCCGCCACGTTCACCGTCCAGTCCTTCCCCTTGGGCCCGGGGCCCACCTTGGTGAATGGTCCCAGCAATGTGGGGCCCACTATGGAGATGGAGTCGAAAATAGAGATGGCTGGGCGCGTGAGAGTGTTACACCTTTTCAGTCACCACGTGGAGGCGAAAGCTGAGTGCAGGGTCGTCATCGCCCTCACCGATGGATCCGTGTTAGGCTTCCGTTGCTAA